In Myxococcales bacterium, one DNA window encodes the following:
- a CDS encoding class I SAM-dependent methyltransferase, which produces MQEQTKSDATAKDGLEQDAPRAAATGTIAGGERPAVARIIANQNSFIVRLYARIRFLILRQTFLQEIGQYLPRNGRILDLGCGFGLFSLYFALDAPTRKITGVDLDADRIEAATQCAARLGVTNVHYTHSNVLDWKASGEGAAQFDAIFMLDLIHHLPKHEVADFLARVSQLVAPGGVLLLKDVSNKPYYKKLFTLALDRLMVGSEPIHYWDPAELSALVEGLGFSVKRHTINDILPYPHILYVCSRAPTQSWT; this is translated from the coding sequence TTGCAAGAACAAACCAAATCAGACGCAACGGCAAAGGATGGCCTCGAGCAAGATGCGCCTCGGGCGGCCGCGACCGGAACGATCGCCGGCGGCGAGCGCCCCGCGGTCGCGCGCATCATTGCCAATCAAAACAGTTTCATCGTCCGGCTCTATGCCCGCATCCGTTTCCTGATCCTCCGCCAGACATTTCTTCAGGAGATCGGACAGTACTTGCCGCGCAACGGTCGGATCCTCGACCTGGGATGCGGCTTTGGTCTGTTTTCCCTGTACTTTGCGCTGGACGCGCCCACCCGCAAGATCACTGGCGTCGATCTCGATGCCGACCGCATCGAGGCCGCGACCCAGTGCGCAGCGCGTCTGGGCGTCACCAACGTGCATTACACCCATTCCAACGTTCTCGACTGGAAGGCTTCCGGGGAGGGTGCTGCACAATTCGATGCCATCTTCATGCTCGATCTCATCCACCATCTCCCCAAGCACGAGGTGGCAGATTTTCTCGCTCGCGTTTCGCAGCTGGTTGCCCCGGGCGGGGTATTGCTACTAAAAGACGTATCCAACAAGCCCTACTACAAAAAGCTCTTCACCCTCGCCCTCGACCGGCTGATGGTCGGCAGCGAACCGATTCACTACTGGGACCCGGCTGAGTTGAGCGCGCTGGTGGAAGGGCTCGGCTTCTCGGTCAAACGCCACACGATCAACGACATCCTGCCCTACCCCCACATCCTCTACGTCTGTTCCCGTGCGCCAACCCAGTCTTGGACGTAA